CCCCGAACCGAGTCACCTGCGGCGAATTTTCGTTTTTCCTCCCCGTGGCCCGCTAACTGACCTGTAGATCATCAACGCCGCCGGGACCGGATTCAATGGATCGGTTCCCCGATTGGGAACCGGAGGGAGCTAATCGAGGAGGGAGCGGTGCGGACGATGTATATTCCGAATGGGAACTGCATCCACGCTATCAAAGCATGTTACCACACGAATCGAGCGAGAACAGTCAGAACTCGGCCTGCTCGAACGCCATCTCCTGCCCCTTCTTTTAACCTATTTTAGCAATTACCTATCGACAAAATCCCTAATAAGCTCTTTTCTGATCAGAGTCAGGTGGTATAATGGAAAGAAACGGACGCATAAGGAGGGCGCTGTGATGCACAAGAGTCTCGGAATCACCCTATTCCTCACCGCCGTCCTCGGCCTCTCCCTTCTCTCACTTGCGCAGGCCCCGGCGGAATCGATCCTGAAGAATGCTCCCACCACGGATGACTATCCCGGGATGGAGGGCGTTTGCATGCTGGATGAAGGGATAGTCACCTCTGTTCCCCATGGGACGAGCACCTATGTCGTGCACCAACGTCTATGCCTGCTAACTCACGAAGGGATTAAGGACTACGGCGAGGTGCAGATACCATACGACAGCGAAACGGAGAAGATCCACCTCGATTATGCGCGTACGATCACTCCGGACGGCCGCGAGGTGATCCCCAACGAGTCAGCGATCCACGAGGTGACCCTGCCTGCGGCACAGGATGCGCCGATGTATTCGAGCATCAAGCTGTACACGATCTCCATGCCAGCGCTCGAGCCGGGAGCGATTATCGATTATCAGGTTACAATCAAAGACACGCAAACTTACTCCGAGGAGGAAGAGTCAGATTTCTCTGGGATGTGGTGTTTTGCATGGGGCCTCCCGGTGCAGACCTCGTGCTACGTGGTTCATGTTCCGAAAGAGCTTCCAATTCGCTGGCAGGTGAAGGGGGTCGACCTTGCACCTACGGTGCAGACGGATTCGGATACTGTCACCTACACGTTCCTGCGGAACGACGTCCCGGCGATTGGGTATGAGCCATACATGCCTGATCTCGATGCCCTGTCCCCCCTTGCCGTTGTCACCAGCTTCGCTGATTGGAATGAAGTGGCGGCCTGGTACAACGACCTCGCCGCCGATCGGGTGCAGACTGACTCCGACATCGTGGCCAAGGTGAATGAGCTGACCGCGGGAGTTCAGACCCCGTCTGACAAGATCAGCGCGATCTACGACTTCGTCGCCCGCAAGGTGCGCTACGTGGCGATCGAGTTCGGGCTCGGTGGGTACCAACCCCATCCGGCACCGAAGACGTTTGCCAACCGGTACGGTGACTGCAAGGACCAAGCGACCCTTCTCATCACGATGCTGCGAACGGCCGGGTTCGAGGCTTATCCCGTTCTCCTGCGGGTGGGATCCGGCGTCGACGTGGACTTTGATCTTCCTCCCGCGGTGCAGATGTTCAATCACGTCATTGTCGCGGTGCGTCAGGGGGATGGTTGGCTCTTCCTCGACCCGACTTACGATCTCGCCACATCCTCCTATCTCCCTCAGAACGACCAGGCCCATCACGGCCTTCTCGTGCTGGGGCACGAGGACCAGCCGGGGTTGATCGTGACGACGGATCCGTTCGTTCCGGAGAAGACCTACGTCAAGAGCGAGACCCATGCCACCATCTCTCCGGACGGCGATCTCGAGGCGACGGCGAAGATCGAAACCGGAGGGGATGATGACCTGTGGTATCGCAGCATCCTCATCGACCGCCGCCCGGACGAGCGGAAGGACCTGTTCGGGCAGATCCTGAGCGCGGTCATCCCGCGGGCGCAGCTAACCGAGTTTGACTATTCCGATCTCGACGATACCCATACTGCGGTGACGATTACCGAGGGCTTCAAGAAGGATCGCTTCGTGCAGAAGGCGGGAGGGATGTTCCTCTTCCCGGCTCCCTACCCGGCCCAGATCCCGTTCCCATCCCTCTACTCCGATGAGGTGGGCCAGGACAGCCGTACTTACCCGCTTATGATCTCTCCGGAACGGATTGAAACGCGAACTTGGATCACGATTCCCGCTGGAATGACCGTTCAGCTCCCCGAAGACACCGAGGTGACGAACGAAATCGCGAGCTTCAGTGCCCACTACTCGGTCACCGACGGCAAGATCCTCGCCATCCGGGTCCTTCAAGTGAACACGAACGAAGTGAGCCCGGAGAAGTACTCTCTCTACAAGCAGGTGATCGATGCGATGCTCGAGGACGCGAACGCGATGATCGTGGCCCGACCGGCCGGCTGAGGTAAGGGCGATAAATCGTGGAGGTGAATGGCGTGAAAAAGCCGATCATGTTCGGTCTGGTCACCATGATGGTAGGATATCTTTGTCTCACGGTTGTAGCCCAGGCGCCGGCCTCTGACCTTCTGGCCGCAGCGCAAGCGGCGGCACAACGGTATCCCAACGCTAAGGCGGTGTACCTAACAAATGATGAAACGATCGTGATCTCCCCGAACGGGACCGTTAGCGATACGATCCACCGCACCGTTTTGGTACAAGCGTGGGACAGAGAGGCCGCGGAGCGTTACGGCTGCCAACCTTCCTGGACGCCCAGTGTTCAGTGCGTCCCTCCGTTACAAGCGGTCGAGTTCGGCTACGCCCGCGTTATTTCCCCCGATGGTAAAGTGACGAACCTAGGGGAGGACGATCTGATCGGGATCAACTTTTTTGACTTATCCGCGCTGAACCCCAATGCATCTGGATCGTCATCGGAGTCAAAGGCGGTAGCGGCGGCACGGCCGATCGTGATCTATTTCCTCGATCTGCCTGAGCCGCAAGCCGGAGAGGTGATCGACTGGCAGTTGACGGTGACCGGTAAGTACCCACGCTTGCCAGGTGCATTTGCCAAGGTGATGTACCTGTTGGTGGACGAGAACCCAGTCGTGCAATCGCAATACAAAGTAGAGGCCCCGCGTGGAATGCTGCTTCGATGGGCGGTGGCGCGGACGGATCTGCGGCCCGAAATTCAGACCGGGAGTGACACGATAACGTACACGTTCCGAGCGCATGATATCGTACCGGATGGCCAGTTGGGGACGTCCACGGTATTCGCGGTCTCACCTGTGATCTACGTATCCACCATCAAGAGTTGGGACGCCGTAGCCGCTGCTTATGCGAAGGCATTCGCCGATGCAGTCCAACCGACTCCATTGGTTGCCCGCACGGCAGCCGGGGTTACTGCGCACGATTCCTCGGATGAGGCGAAGATCGAGCACCTCTGCCGATTCGTGCAGGATCGTATTGCGTATTTCCCGGCTCCCCACCTCAATCCATTTTCAGCGCTGAGTACCCTCATCTCCAACCAAGGGGATTGCAAGGATCAAGCCGCGTTGTTGATCGCCCTTCTCAAGGCGGTAGGGATCGCCGCTTACCCCGTACTTTTGAACGCGGATACCGGCGGGGACGTCGATTTCTGCCTACCCCCCACTCCGGGTCAGTTCAACCATGTGATTGTGGCGGTGCCGAGGTCGGGGGGCGGATGGTGGTTCCTGGATCCGAGCAGAGGTACTGGGCTTCAGCATCTGCCGGCGCAAGATGCGGGCAAACATGCGATGCTCATCATCGGTGAACCAAAGCACCTGTGGGTAGAAGTCGTTACCCCGGTGAGCACCTCGTAGGTCACTGCGGTTACGGGAAACAAAAGAAAGTCCGCCCCGGCCTTTCCGGCCGGGGCGTTGTTTGCTTATTCGCCGTTCTGCTTGCGGATCACGAGCGCGTCGGACATCGCCGCGGCGTCGACCACGACGCGGTCGCCCTCCTTGATCTCGCCGTTTACGATCTTCATTGCAAGCGGGTTCTCCACCAGGCGCTTCAACGCCCGCTCGAGCGGCCGCGCGCCGTAGTGCGGGTCGTACCCCTTCTTGGCAATCACCTTCTTCGCCTCATCGGTGAGGGTGAGGGTGATCCCCTGCTCGGTGAGCCGTTCGTTCAGCGCCCGCACCTTGAGGTCGACGATCTGCTTGATCGCCTCCTCGGAGAGCTGGTGGAAGATGATGATCTCGTCGATCCGGTTGAGGAACTCCGGCCGGAACGTGCGGCGCAGCTCCTCGTGGATCTTGTCCCTAATCTGCTCTTCGCTTGCACCCTCGGTGAAGTGCTCGCTTCCCACGTTCGAGGTCATGATGATGATCGTGTGGCGGAAGTCGACCGTGCGCCCGTGCCCGTCGGTGAGCCGCCCCTCATCCAGCAGTTGCAGGAGCAGGTTCATCACCTGCGGGTGCGCCTTCTCCACCTCGTCGAACAGGATCACCTGGTACGGCCGCCGCCTGACCGCCTCGGTGAGCTGGCCCCCTTCCTCGTAGCCGACGTATCCCGGCGGGGAGCCGATCAGCCGCGCCACGGCGTGGCGCTCCATGTACTCGGACATGTCGATCCTAAGAAGCGCAGAATCGCTTCCGAACAGGAACTCGGCGAGCGCCTTGGCGAGCTCGGTCTTCCCCACCCCGGTCGGTCCGAGGAACAGGAATGTACCGATCGGGCGGCGCGGGTCGGAGAGCCCGGCGCGGGAGTGGCGCACCGCCTCGGCGATCGCCTTGACTCCCTCCTCCTGGTCGATCACCCGGGTGTGGAGGAGCTCCTCCATCTTTGCTAACCGCTCCCGCTCCTCTGCGAGCATCCGCTCTGCCGGAATCCCGGTCCACTGGGAGACGACCGCGGCGATGTGCCCCTCGGTCACGGTGTCGCCCGACTTGTCGACCCGAATCCGGCTCGCCGCCTCGTCGATCAGGTCGATCGCCTTGTCCGGGAGGAACCGGTCGGAGATGTAGCGCTCGGACAGCTTCGCCGCCGCCTCGATCGCGGCGTCGGTGATCTTCACCCGGTGGTGCTGCTCGAGCCGCTCGCGCAGCCCCTTCAGGATCTCGATCGTCTCCTCGATCGACGGCTCGGGGACGAACACGCGCTGGAGCCTGCGCTCGAGCGCCTTGTCCTTCTCGATGTGCTCGCGGTACTCGTCGAGGGTCGTCGCTCCGATCAGCTGGAGCTTCCCGCGGGCGAGCGGTTCCTTGAGCATGTTGGAGGCATCGATCGCCCCTTCCGCCGCCCCGGCGCCGACGATGGTGTGGATCTCGTCGATGAACACGATCGTCTTTCCGGCCGAGGCCTCGATCTCCTTGATCACCGCCTTCAGCCGGTCCTCGAACTCACCGCGGAACTTGGACCCGGCGACCATCGCCGCGATGTCGAGTGCGATGATCTCCCGATCCTTCAGGTTGTCCGGGACGTCCCCGGCGACGATCTTCTGAGCGAGCCCCTCCACGATCGCGGTCTTCCCCACCCCCGGCTCTCCGATCAGGACCGGGTTGTTCTTGCGGCGGCGGGAGAGGATCTGCTCCACCCGACGGATCTCGTCCTCACGGCCGATCACCGGGTCGAGCTCGCCCCTTTTTGCCATCTCGGTCAGGTTGGTCGAGTACTTCTTCAGCACCTGATAGCGGTCCTCCGGGGTGCGGTCGGTCACCCGCTGCTCGCCGCGCACGTTGCGCAGCGCGGCGTACACCGCCTCCGGGGTGATCCCGTGACGGTCGAGGACCCGCTTCAGGGTCGGATCGACGGTGCGGGCGATGGAAAGAAGGATGTGATCGACCCCGATGAACTCGTCCTTCAGCCGCTCGGCCTCCATCTGGGCTCCGTTCACCACCGTGTCCAGGCGCGGGGTGATGTAGATCTGGGTTCCCACCGGCCCGGAGACCGTCGGCTTATCACGCAACAGGAGATCAAGGTCCTTGGCCAGTCCGGCCAGGTTCACCCCCATCTCCTGCAGGATGTCGCGACCGATCCCCTCCTTCGTCGCCAGCACATAAAAAATGTGCTCCACGTCGAGCTGGTTGTGCTTGTAGCGCGTCAGGAGGTCCTGCGCCTCGTGGAACAGCTCCTGCGCCCCCTCGGTCAATTTATCGAATCGAATCATCCCTATCACCTCAAATTAGCAGTCTCATATCTTGACTGCTAATTATACGGACGAGGGGAGCTTTGTCAACCCCGATCGACCCAAAAGACGCATGAGAAATGAAGCGATGCTGTATGAGTGGTGGATCAGGAGGTGGATGAGCCAGCGGCTAGTTGAACCGCGCCGGACCGCGCAAGCCGTTCAGAAACTCACGCCCGGATACCTTCGGTCGCCCCTCCCGTTGCACTTCGAGAAGCTCGAGGAGCTCGTCCCCGGTCGCAACAAGGAGGCGTCCTGTCTTGCGCAGAACGACCTCGCCCGGCGCATGCCCTCCGCTCCCGAGTCCGGTGAGGCGGCTGCGGTGGACTTTAACCCGCTGCCCGTCGCGGTGGGTGAACGCCCCGGGCCAGGGGTTCGTCCCCCGGATCAGGTTGTGGACCTCCTGCGCGGGCCGGGACCAGTCGATCGCCCCATCGTCCCGGGAGAGGCAGGGGGCATACGTGGCCTGAGAGTCGTCCTGAGGGATGGGAGTGAGGCTTCCGTCCTCCAACCCGGCCAAGGTCTCCAGAATCACCTCGGCCCCGATCAGGCCGAGGCGGGAGTGGAGCTCGCCCGCGGTCTCGTCCGGCCCGATCTCGGTCCGTTGCTGCAACAGGATCGGGCCGGTAT
The window above is part of the Candidatus Bipolaricaulota bacterium genome. Proteins encoded here:
- a CDS encoding AAA family ATPase; the encoded protein is MRFDKLTEGAQELFHEAQDLLTRYKHNQLDVEHIFYVLATKEGIGRDILQEMGVNLAGLAKDLDLLLRDKPTVSGPVGTQIYITPRLDTVVNGAQMEAERLKDEFIGVDHILLSIARTVDPTLKRVLDRHGITPEAVYAALRNVRGEQRVTDRTPEDRYQVLKKYSTNLTEMAKRGELDPVIGREDEIRRVEQILSRRRKNNPVLIGEPGVGKTAIVEGLAQKIVAGDVPDNLKDREIIALDIAAMVAGSKFRGEFEDRLKAVIKEIEASAGKTIVFIDEIHTIVGAGAAEGAIDASNMLKEPLARGKLQLIGATTLDEYREHIEKDKALERRLQRVFVPEPSIEETIEILKGLRERLEQHHRVKITDAAIEAAAKLSERYISDRFLPDKAIDLIDEAASRIRVDKSGDTVTEGHIAAVVSQWTGIPAERMLAEERERLAKMEELLHTRVIDQEEGVKAIAEAVRHSRAGLSDPRRPIGTFLFLGPTGVGKTELAKALAEFLFGSDSALLRIDMSEYMERHAVARLIGSPPGYVGYEEGGQLTEAVRRRPYQVILFDEVEKAHPQVMNLLLQLLDEGRLTDGHGRTVDFRHTIIIMTSNVGSEHFTEGASEEQIRDKIHEELRRTFRPEFLNRIDEIIIFHQLSEEAIKQIVDLKVRALNERLTEQGITLTLTDEAKKVIAKKGYDPHYGARPLERALKRLVENPLAMKIVNGEIKEGDRVVVDAAAMSDALVIRKQNGE
- a CDS encoding DUF3857 domain-containing protein, which encodes MKKPIMFGLVTMMVGYLCLTVVAQAPASDLLAAAQAAAQRYPNAKAVYLTNDETIVISPNGTVSDTIHRTVLVQAWDREAAERYGCQPSWTPSVQCVPPLQAVEFGYARVISPDGKVTNLGEDDLIGINFFDLSALNPNASGSSSESKAVAAARPIVIYFLDLPEPQAGEVIDWQLTVTGKYPRLPGAFAKVMYLLVDENPVVQSQYKVEAPRGMLLRWAVARTDLRPEIQTGSDTITYTFRAHDIVPDGQLGTSTVFAVSPVIYVSTIKSWDAVAAAYAKAFADAVQPTPLVARTAAGVTAHDSSDEAKIEHLCRFVQDRIAYFPAPHLNPFSALSTLISNQGDCKDQAALLIALLKAVGIAAYPVLLNADTGGDVDFCLPPTPGQFNHVIVAVPRSGGGWWFLDPSRGTGLQHLPAQDAGKHAMLIIGEPKHLWVEVVTPVSTS
- the fmt gene encoding methionyl-tRNA formyltransferase — translated: MRIVFLGTADFAIPALISLARTHEISLVVTQPDRPVGRHAVLTPPPVKRVGEELGLPVFQPPRVNAVDALNRIRAAKPDAIVVAAYGQLLKPELIGIPPLGTVNIHASLLPRYRGAAPINWAIIRGEHETGITTFLIDAGMDTGPILLQQRTEIGPDETAGELHSRLGLIGAEVILETLAGLEDGSLTPIPQDDSQATYAPCLSRDDGAIDWSRPAQEVHNLIRGTNPWPGAFTHRDGQRVKVHRSRLTGLGSGGHAPGEVVLRKTGRLLVATGDELLELLEVQREGRPKVSGREFLNGLRGPARFN
- a CDS encoding DUF3857 domain-containing protein translates to MHKSLGITLFLTAVLGLSLLSLAQAPAESILKNAPTTDDYPGMEGVCMLDEGIVTSVPHGTSTYVVHQRLCLLTHEGIKDYGEVQIPYDSETEKIHLDYARTITPDGREVIPNESAIHEVTLPAAQDAPMYSSIKLYTISMPALEPGAIIDYQVTIKDTQTYSEEEESDFSGMWCFAWGLPVQTSCYVVHVPKELPIRWQVKGVDLAPTVQTDSDTVTYTFLRNDVPAIGYEPYMPDLDALSPLAVVTSFADWNEVAAWYNDLAADRVQTDSDIVAKVNELTAGVQTPSDKISAIYDFVARKVRYVAIEFGLGGYQPHPAPKTFANRYGDCKDQATLLITMLRTAGFEAYPVLLRVGSGVDVDFDLPPAVQMFNHVIVAVRQGDGWLFLDPTYDLATSSYLPQNDQAHHGLLVLGHEDQPGLIVTTDPFVPEKTYVKSETHATISPDGDLEATAKIETGGDDDLWYRSILIDRRPDERKDLFGQILSAVIPRAQLTEFDYSDLDDTHTAVTITEGFKKDRFVQKAGGMFLFPAPYPAQIPFPSLYSDEVGQDSRTYPLMISPERIETRTWITIPAGMTVQLPEDTEVTNEIASFSAHYSVTDGKILAIRVLQVNTNEVSPEKYSLYKQVIDAMLEDANAMIVARPAG